A window from Peptococcaceae bacterium encodes these proteins:
- the secG gene encoding preprotein translocase subunit SecG, producing the protein MKTVVLVLQVISSLGLIAAVLLQSGKSAGLSGAIAGGAENIFGKKKGLDDFLSKLSLIFAVSFIVLTIALSLI; encoded by the coding sequence TTGAAAACTGTCGTTTTGGTTTTACAGGTGATTTCATCTCTTGGTCTCATCGCTGCCGTCCTACTCCAGTCCGGGAAAAGCGCCGGCCTGTCGGGCGCCATTGCCGGCGGAGCCGAGAATATCTTCGGTAAAAAGAAAGGCCTGGATGATTTCCTGAGCAAGCTGTCTTTGATTTTTGCCGTGTCTTTCATTGTATTAACCATTGCTTTGTCCCTCATATAG
- the eno gene encoding phosphopyruvate hydratase, with protein MSAIIDVYAREILDSRGNPTVEVDVTLEDGSFGRAAVPSGASTGAYEAVELRDGDEKRFLGKGVMKAVTNVNTIIAPALLDTDALDQAGIDGRLIELDGTPNKSKLGANAVLGVSLAVAKAAAAYSGLPLYRYIGGSNARVLPVPLMNILNGGKHADNNVDIQEFMIAPVGASSFTEAFRMGVEVFHNLKSVLKKKGYNTAVGDEGGFAPNLSSNEEALEIIVEAIHRAGYRPGEDIGLAIDTAANELYREGAYYLAGEGLTKSSAQMVEYYAALAGRYPILSIEDGLSEDDWEGWRHLTGELGKKVQIVGDDLFVTNTEKLEKGIRMGVANSILIKVNQIGTLTETLNTIEMAKQAGYTAVVSHRSGETEDVTIADLVVAVNAGQIKTGAPSRTDRVAKYNQLLRIEEELEDAAVFKGRRAFYNLGI; from the coding sequence ATGAGCGCGATTATTGACGTTTATGCCCGGGAAATTCTCGATTCCCGCGGCAACCCCACCGTTGAAGTGGACGTTACGCTTGAAGACGGTTCATTCGGCAGGGCCGCCGTCCCGTCCGGCGCATCCACGGGAGCATACGAGGCCGTGGAGTTAAGAGACGGGGACGAGAAGCGTTTTTTGGGCAAAGGAGTGATGAAGGCGGTTACCAATGTTAATACCATTATCGCTCCGGCCTTGCTGGACACCGATGCCCTGGACCAGGCCGGTATCGACGGCCGGCTGATCGAACTGGACGGGACTCCCAACAAGAGCAAACTGGGGGCGAACGCCGTTCTGGGCGTCTCTCTCGCCGTGGCCAAGGCGGCGGCTGCTTATTCGGGGCTGCCGCTGTACAGGTATATCGGTGGTTCCAATGCCCGGGTGCTCCCTGTGCCTTTGATGAATATCCTCAATGGAGGCAAGCATGCCGACAACAACGTGGACATCCAGGAATTCATGATTGCGCCCGTGGGAGCGTCCTCATTTACCGAAGCCTTTAGGATGGGTGTGGAAGTATTCCACAACTTGAAAAGCGTGCTCAAGAAAAAGGGGTATAACACGGCTGTCGGCGACGAGGGCGGTTTTGCGCCCAATTTGAGTTCCAATGAGGAAGCCCTGGAAATAATAGTGGAAGCGATCCACCGGGCGGGGTACAGACCGGGAGAGGACATCGGCCTGGCCATTGACACGGCGGCGAACGAGCTTTACCGTGAAGGGGCTTATTACCTGGCCGGGGAAGGGCTGACCAAATCTTCGGCTCAAATGGTGGAGTACTATGCGGCTCTTGCCGGAAGGTACCCAATCCTCTCCATCGAAGACGGGCTTTCCGAGGACGACTGGGAAGGATGGCGGCACCTGACGGGAGAACTGGGCAAAAAGGTCCAGATTGTGGGTGACGACCTCTTTGTTACCAATACCGAAAAACTTGAGAAAGGCATCCGGATGGGCGTCGCCAACAGCATCCTGATAAAGGTGAACCAGATCGGTACCCTTACCGAGACCCTGAACACCATTGAAATGGCCAAGCAGGCTGGTTACACGGCGGTTGTTTCTCACCGCTCCGGGGAGACTGAAGACGTGACCATTGCCGATCTGGTGGTGGCGGTAAACGCGGGGCAGATTAAGACGGGAGCGCCCTCGCGTACAGACCGGGTAGCCAAGTACAACCAACTGCTGAGGATAGAGGAAGAACTGGAGGACGCGGCCGTTTTTAAAGGCCGCAGGGCTTTTTACAACCTGGGGATATAG
- the gpmI gene encoding 2,3-bisphosphoglycerate-independent phosphoglycerate mutase, whose product MAYKPAVLIILDGWGVSGKKEGNAVAAARKPCFESLLAQYPNAVLEASGESVGLPEGQMGNSEVGHLNIGAGRIVYQELTRINRAIRTGEFQKNPVLTEAMDKAAQGGKNLHLMGLLSDGGVHSHIDHLFSLLEMAAARGLKKVFVHALLDGRDVPPANAGEYVRALEEKMRELKTGKIATVTGRYYTMDRDKRWDRVEKGYRAMVEGEGLKASMALEAVEKAYEMKLTDEFVKPTVIVDNEGRPVGLVQPQDVMIMFNFRADRARQISYAFTEPGFKAFARSGGFLGLHYVCFTQYDAALEAPVAFPPQNLDNTLGEVVSKAGLRQLRIAETEKYAHVTFFFNGGLEEPYPGEDRVLIDSPKVATYNLQPEMSAPGITGKAVEMIDEQDYDLVVINYANPDMVGHTGQFAAAVKAIETVDRCMKKVIEKVVEKGGACLITADHGNAECMLDTETRQPVTAHTCNLVPVILAGRGTQKMRLRSGSLQDIAPTVLELMDIEKPVEMTGESLIIKD is encoded by the coding sequence ATGGCATATAAACCGGCAGTATTGATCATCCTTGACGGCTGGGGAGTTTCCGGAAAAAAGGAGGGAAACGCCGTCGCCGCTGCCCGCAAGCCCTGTTTTGAGAGCTTGCTGGCTCAATACCCGAACGCCGTGCTGGAGGCGTCGGGAGAGAGCGTCGGACTTCCCGAGGGGCAGATGGGCAACTCGGAAGTGGGGCACCTTAATATCGGGGCGGGCAGGATTGTTTACCAGGAACTGACCAGGATAAACAGGGCCATCCGGACGGGTGAATTCCAAAAGAACCCAGTTTTGACGGAAGCGATGGATAAAGCAGCTCAAGGCGGCAAGAACTTGCACTTGATGGGACTGCTCTCGGATGGCGGTGTGCACAGCCACATTGACCACCTCTTTTCCCTCCTGGAGATGGCTGCCGCCAGGGGCCTCAAAAAGGTGTTCGTCCATGCCCTGCTGGACGGCCGGGACGTGCCGCCGGCCAATGCCGGGGAGTACGTACGGGCCCTGGAAGAGAAAATGAGAGAACTCAAAACGGGAAAAATAGCCACCGTTACGGGGCGCTATTACACCATGGACCGCGACAAGCGCTGGGACAGGGTGGAGAAAGGCTACCGGGCGATGGTGGAAGGCGAGGGGCTCAAGGCCAGCATGGCGCTGGAGGCTGTGGAAAAAGCCTATGAGATGAAGCTGACCGATGAGTTTGTGAAGCCCACGGTCATTGTGGACAATGAGGGCAGGCCGGTGGGCTTGGTGCAACCCCAGGACGTGATGATCATGTTTAATTTCCGGGCGGACCGGGCCAGGCAGATTTCCTACGCCTTCACCGAGCCTGGATTCAAGGCCTTTGCCAGGTCTGGCGGCTTCCTGGGCCTCCATTATGTCTGCTTTACCCAGTATGATGCGGCTCTTGAGGCGCCGGTGGCCTTTCCTCCCCAGAACCTGGACAACACCCTGGGAGAGGTTGTCAGCAAAGCCGGGCTGAGACAGTTGAGGATAGCCGAGACCGAAAAATACGCCCATGTGACCTTTTTTTTCAACGGCGGACTGGAGGAACCCTATCCCGGCGAGGACCGGGTCCTTATCGACTCGCCTAAGGTGGCCACCTACAACCTGCAGCCGGAAATGAGCGCGCCCGGGATAACAGGCAAGGCGGTGGAGATGATTGATGAGCAGGACTACGACCTGGTTGTCATTAATTACGCCAACCCGGACATGGTTGGCCATACAGGGCAGTTTGCGGCGGCAGTCAAAGCCATTGAAACGGTTGACAGGTGCATGAAAAAAGTTATTGAAAAGGTCGTGGAAAAGGGCGGGGCTTGCCTTATCACCGCCGATCACGGCAATGCCGAGTGCATGCTGGACACTGAAACCCGCCAGCCCGTGACTGCTCACACCTGCAACCTGGTCCCCGTTATTCTGGCCGGGCGCGGCACTCAAAAAATGCGGCTTCGCAGCGGCAGCTTGCAGGACATTGCACCCACCGTGCTGGAGCTGATGGACATTGAAAAACCGGTGGAAATGACCGGAGAAAGCCTCATAATCAAAGATTAA
- a CDS encoding phosphoglycerate kinase, with protein sequence MNKQTVRDIDVGGKKVLLRVDFNVPIENGKITDDTRMIYALPTIRYLLENKAAVLIMTHLGRPKGKVVPELSVRPLVKHLSSLLGQEVLFAGDCGGDESARVSSEIKPGQVALLENTRFYPGEEKNDPEMARKLAGLADIYVNDAFGAAHRAHASTEGVARYLPAVAGFLLEKELNVLSGIVNNAERPFIVVLGGAKISDKLPVIKRLLDRVDAMLVGGGLANTLLKASGKETGKSLVEEDKLAEAGSILREAAEAGKEMLLPGDVVVADRFSAGAQARVVQAGSIPADWMVLDIGPETVKTYARAIGQAKTVFWNGPLGVYEFERFACGTNEIAKAVAEAKAKTVIGGGDVVAAVEKTGLADRIYHISTGGGASLEFLEGRTLPGVAVLQEK encoded by the coding sequence ATGAATAAACAGACCGTTCGGGACATCGATGTGGGGGGAAAGAAGGTCCTCCTGCGCGTCGATTTCAATGTCCCCATAGAAAACGGGAAAATCACCGACGATACCCGCATGATTTATGCCCTGCCCACCATCAGGTACCTGCTGGAGAACAAGGCTGCGGTGCTCATCATGACGCACCTTGGCCGGCCTAAGGGCAAGGTTGTGCCTGAACTGAGCGTCAGGCCGCTGGTGAAACATTTGAGTTCTCTGCTGGGGCAGGAAGTGCTTTTCGCCGGCGACTGCGGCGGCGACGAATCCGCGCGGGTCAGCTCGGAAATCAAACCGGGGCAGGTGGCCCTGCTCGAAAACACCCGTTTTTACCCGGGAGAGGAAAAAAACGACCCGGAAATGGCCCGGAAGCTGGCAGGGCTGGCCGATATTTACGTTAATGACGCGTTCGGCGCCGCTCACCGGGCGCATGCCTCCACGGAGGGCGTGGCCCGCTACCTGCCTGCCGTGGCCGGGTTTCTTTTAGAAAAGGAGCTGAATGTTTTATCCGGGATCGTAAACAACGCTGAAAGGCCTTTTATCGTGGTATTGGGAGGTGCCAAGATCAGCGACAAGCTTCCCGTCATAAAAAGGTTGTTGGACAGGGTTGATGCCATGCTGGTCGGGGGCGGGCTGGCCAATACCCTGCTTAAGGCCAGCGGGAAGGAAACAGGGAAATCCCTGGTCGAGGAAGACAAGCTGGCCGAAGCGGGGAGTATCCTCAGGGAGGCTGCAGAGGCCGGAAAAGAAATGCTCCTGCCGGGCGATGTGGTGGTGGCGGACAGGTTTTCCGCCGGTGCCCAGGCCAGGGTGGTGCAGGCCGGCAGCATACCCGCGGACTGGATGGTCCTGGACATCGGGCCGGAGACGGTCAAGACTTATGCCCGGGCCATTGGCCAGGCCAAGACGGTCTTTTGGAACGGGCCCCTAGGCGTCTACGAATTTGAAAGGTTCGCCTGCGGAACGAACGAGATTGCGAAGGCGGTGGCGGAGGCGAAGGCCAAAACCGTGATCGGCGGGGGTGATGTGGTCGCGGCCGTCGAAAAAACGGGCCTGGCTGACCGGATATACCACATTTCGACCGGCGGCGGGGCTTCGCTGGAGTTCCTGGAAGGCCGGACCCTGCCGGGCGTGGCGGTTCTTCAGGAAAAGTAA
- the tpiA gene encoding triose-phosphate isomerase — translation MRQPIVGANWKMHKTLGEARDFITGLPADPETFRRVEVVIFPPFTALAAVKEALRGTGIKLGAQNMHPAEKGAFTGEVSPLMLLDAGCSHVIVGHSERRRIFGETNEFINEKVKSALAHKLIPLLCIGETLEEKRNGRTEEVCEQQLFESLAGVEGQDVAGMVIAYEPVWAIGTGVNATAGDAEETIGFIRDLLRKRYGNAVAGAVRIQYGGSVKPDNAGDYFQEENIDGALVGGASLEGRSFFEIVRSAAAAG, via the coding sequence ATGCGCCAGCCAATTGTCGGCGCAAACTGGAAGATGCACAAGACCCTGGGAGAGGCCAGGGATTTTATCACGGGATTACCGGCTGACCCGGAAACATTCCGCCGGGTGGAAGTGGTGATATTCCCGCCGTTTACTGCTCTGGCCGCGGTCAAAGAAGCCCTGCGGGGCACGGGTATAAAGCTGGGCGCGCAGAACATGCACCCGGCGGAAAAGGGGGCCTTTACCGGCGAGGTCTCGCCTCTTATGCTGCTGGACGCGGGGTGCAGCCATGTTATCGTGGGCCATTCCGAGCGACGGCGCATTTTCGGTGAAACGAACGAGTTTATCAATGAAAAGGTAAAATCCGCCCTGGCCCATAAACTCATTCCCCTGCTATGCATCGGCGAGACGCTGGAAGAGAAGAGAAACGGCCGTACGGAGGAAGTGTGCGAACAACAGCTTTTCGAGTCGCTGGCCGGTGTGGAGGGGCAGGACGTCGCCGGAATGGTTATCGCCTACGAACCGGTATGGGCCATTGGCACCGGGGTTAACGCCACAGCCGGCGACGCGGAAGAAACCATCGGGTTTATCCGGGACCTGCTGCGAAAAAGGTACGGCAACGCGGTGGCTGGCGCCGTAAGGATCCAGTACGGCGGCAGCGTAAAGCCGGACAACGCCGGCGATTATTTCCAAGAAGAAAACATTGACGGGGCCCTGGTTGGCGGAGCCAGCCTGGAAGGTAGGTCCTTTTTTGAAATTGTCAGGAGCGCGGCGGCAGCCGGTTAA